From one Thermoanaerobaculia bacterium genomic stretch:
- a CDS encoding serine/threonine-protein kinase, with protein sequence MSSLSPGTRLGPYEILAQIGEGGMGEVYRATDSRLKREVAIKVLPAAFTEDKERLARFEREAQLLAQLHHPNIASIFGLEESGGIKALVMELVDGPTLAERLEAGALSIAESLSTALQIAQALEEAHDKGIVHRDLKPQNVKASREGKVKVLDFGLAKAMDSASGGGSTADLARSPTIMNSPTLTAAHGTQLGVILGTAAYMAPEQAAGSAVDRRADIWSFGVVLYEMLAGRRLFDGETVSHVLAGVLKDTPDFSALPAGTPPRIVELVQRCLRKKPRERLQSIGDARLALEEALVEPNLGVPTAAIPAAGTLPARPAPLPWILAAAAIALAALFAALWLGGAKAPAPQGIHAALVAPPETGFGDTFALSPDGRRVVFYAVDQKTRSGALWLRELDAGVATRLASTDGGQMAFWSPDGAQVAFFAEGKLKRIDLRGGPAQTICDAPTPRGGSWGPNGRIVFAATFRDGLSIVSLAGAAEAPKALTTLDGARNEKSHRFPVFLPGGESILFLAQTAEAGAREDRSRIEALELATGKRHSLIAANSSPLFSADPGPGAILFWREGALLAQRFDPAGLAVAGEAVAIASPVAFTQNEQALATVSSDGTLAYREGERGTYSSLVWLGRDGVGKRVLDQGLFSEFKVSHDGKRLAYTNNSPGKGDDDIWLHDFESGTSSRITFEEGGDSRPVWSPDDRYLYYASDRENDGTIFRRASDGMGAPEEVGRTAEGFWP encoded by the coding sequence GGAACGCCTGGCGCGATTCGAACGCGAAGCGCAGCTCCTCGCGCAGCTCCATCATCCGAACATCGCCTCGATCTTCGGCCTCGAGGAGAGCGGCGGCATCAAGGCGCTCGTCATGGAGCTCGTCGACGGCCCGACCCTCGCGGAACGCCTGGAAGCGGGAGCCCTTTCCATTGCTGAGAGCCTCTCTACCGCGCTCCAGATTGCCCAGGCGCTCGAAGAGGCCCACGACAAGGGGATCGTCCACCGCGACCTCAAACCCCAGAACGTCAAGGCCTCCAGGGAAGGAAAGGTCAAAGTCCTCGATTTCGGGCTGGCCAAGGCGATGGACTCGGCGTCGGGCGGCGGTTCCACCGCCGATCTCGCGCGCTCGCCGACGATCATGAATTCGCCCACCCTGACCGCGGCGCACGGCACCCAACTCGGTGTGATCCTCGGTACTGCCGCCTACATGGCTCCCGAGCAGGCCGCCGGCAGCGCGGTGGATCGCCGCGCGGACATCTGGTCCTTTGGCGTCGTGCTCTACGAGATGCTCGCCGGCCGGCGTCTCTTCGACGGCGAAACGGTCTCGCACGTCCTCGCGGGCGTCCTCAAGGATACGCCCGACTTCTCGGCTCTGCCTGCCGGCACACCGCCGCGCATCGTCGAGCTCGTGCAGCGCTGCCTGCGCAAGAAACCGCGCGAGCGGTTGCAGTCGATCGGCGACGCCCGCCTGGCGCTCGAGGAGGCGCTCGTCGAGCCGAACCTCGGCGTGCCCACCGCGGCGATCCCGGCCGCCGGCACTCTGCCCGCTCGGCCCGCGCCGCTGCCCTGGATCCTCGCCGCGGCAGCGATCGCCCTGGCGGCACTCTTCGCGGCACTCTGGCTGGGCGGCGCGAAGGCGCCGGCGCCGCAGGGGATCCATGCCGCGCTCGTGGCACCACCGGAGACCGGCTTCGGCGACACGTTCGCGCTCTCTCCCGATGGCCGCCGGGTCGTCTTCTACGCTGTCGACCAGAAGACTCGCAGCGGCGCACTCTGGCTCCGCGAGCTCGACGCCGGCGTCGCGACGCGCCTCGCTTCGACCGACGGTGGCCAGATGGCGTTCTGGTCGCCCGACGGCGCGCAGGTCGCCTTTTTTGCCGAAGGCAAGCTCAAGCGGATCGACCTGCGCGGCGGTCCGGCGCAGACGATCTGCGACGCGCCGACACCGCGCGGCGGCAGCTGGGGTCCGAACGGGCGCATCGTCTTCGCCGCGACGTTCCGCGACGGACTGTCGATCGTCTCGTTGGCAGGGGCGGCAGAGGCGCCGAAGGCGCTCACGACGCTCGACGGCGCACGCAACGAGAAGAGCCATCGCTTTCCGGTCTTTCTGCCCGGAGGCGAGTCGATCCTCTTCCTCGCACAGACCGCCGAGGCCGGGGCACGCGAGGACCGGAGCCGGATCGAGGCGCTCGAGCTCGCGACGGGCAAGCGCCATTCCCTGATCGCCGCCAACTCCTCACCGCTGTTCTCGGCGGACCCCGGGCCGGGCGCGATCCTCTTCTGGCGCGAAGGGGCGCTGCTCGCGCAGCGCTTCGATCCCGCAGGGCTCGCCGTCGCCGGGGAAGCGGTCGCAATCGCTTCGCCGGTCGCCTTCACGCAGAACGAGCAGGCCCTCGCCACGGTGTCGAGTGACGGGACGCTCGCCTATCGCGAAGGGGAACGCGGCACCTATTCTTCGCTCGTCTGGCTCGGCCGTGACGGTGTCGGCAAGCGCGTGCTCGATCAGGGGCTCTTCTCCGAGTTCAAGGTTTCGCACGACGGCAAGCGCCTGGCCTACACCAACAACAGCCCGGGCAAGGGTGACGACGACATCTGGCTCCACGACTTCGAGAGCGGTACGTCGAGCCGGATCACCTTCGAGGAGGGGGGCGACAGCCGCCCGGTCTGGTCGCCCGACGACCGGTATCTCTACTACGCGAGCGACCGCGAGAACGACGGCACGATCTTCCGGCGCGCGAGCGACGGCATGGGGGCGCCGGAGGAGGTCGGGCGGACGGCCGAGGGTTTCTGGCC